GATAACTTTAAAATAACTGTAGAAGGTACAAGTGCTCATGGTTCTGCACCTCATCTGGGACATGACGCCATTGTAGCTGCTGCTTCAATGATAATGAATTTACAGACTTTCGTAAGTCGTATGAATGATCCTTTAAATACTCTTGTTCTTTCAATCGGTACTTTTAAAGGTGGTCAAAGATTCAATATAATTCCTAACCACGTAGAAATGGAAGGAACTATACGTACTTACTCAAGAGAATTAAGAAAAAAAATGGAAGCAAACATAAGAGCAATAATTGAAAATGTTGCCAATATTTTCGGCTGCAAAGTAAAATTAGAATATGATGCCTTCCCTAACCCTGTTATTAATGAACATAAGGATTTAAACAGACTAGCTCATGATGCTGCTGTAAAACTATATGGTGAAGAATCTCTTACTACTATGCCTAAACTTACTGGATCAGAAGATTTTGCATATTTCATGGATAAAGTTCCCGGATTCTTTGGATTCTTAGGGTGTGCAAATAAAGAAATAGGAGCTTGTTATTCTAACCACAATGACAAATTTAAAGTGGATGAAACTGTACTGCACAGAGGTTCTGCCCTATATGCTCAATTTGCAGTTGACTTCCTTGCTGAAAAATCTAAAAATGAGGGAGGGAATAAATAATGCTGATCAAAGAACTTTCTGAAAAATATAATGAATATATAATAGACCGTAGAAGATATTATCATCAATATCCTGAACTTACTCTACAAGAGATTGAAACTACAAAATCTATAATTAAAGACTTAAAAGAAATAGGAATAGAAGATATAAAAACATTTAAAGATTTTTATGGTTGTGTTGGAATATTAAAAGGTGGAAAACCAGGTAAAACTGTCCTTCTTCGTGCTGATATCGACGCTCTTCCTGTATTAGAAAAAACTGGACTTCCTTTTGCTTCAAAGATTGAAGGAAAAATGCATGCTTGTGGACATGATAATCATATAGCTATGTTGCTGGGAGCTGCTAAAATATTATTTGATATGAAAGATGAAATTGCTGGAACTGTTAAATTTTTATTCCAACCAGCAGAAGAATTAGCTGTAGGAGCAAAGGCTGTAGTTGAACAAGGAGTCATGGACGATGTTGATGCCTGCTATGGCATTCATATTTGGTCTATGGTGGATTCTCCAAAAATCAATATGGAAATAGGAGAAAGAATGGCTTCTTGTGATAATTTTAAAATAACCATTAAAGGATTTGGTTCTCATGGTTCTGCTCCTCATCTTGGACATGATGCTATTGTGGCAGCAAGTGGTGTTATAATGGGGCTTCAAACTATTGTAAGCCGTATTAATAATCCTTTAAATGCTGCTGTTATTACTATTGGAGTAGTTGATGCTGGACAAAGATTTAATATTATTGCTGATAAAGCTGTATTAGAAGGAACTGTACGTACTTTTAATAAAAAATTTAGAATGGAAATAGAAGGACTTATCAGACAAATATCTAATGATATTGCTGCTGGATATCAGTGTACTGCTGAAACTGAGTATTCATATCTGACAGGTGCTGTTATAAATGAAGATCAACATTTGGTCGATATAGCTCAAAATGCTGTTAAAAAACTATATGGTGAAGATGGTTTAACAGAACTAGAAAAAATGACTGGTTCAGAAGATTTTGCTTATCTTATGGAAAAAGCTCCTGGAGTATATGGTTTCATTGGTGCAAGAAACCCTGCTATTCCAGGTTCTGAAAAAAGCAATCATCATGAATGTTTTACAGTAGATGAAGAAGCTTTACGAAGAGGAGCAGCTGTTGCAGCTCAATTCGCTTTTGACTTTTTAACTGAAAAATAATTAAGTATAATTTAATAAGGGAGTTGAAATTTCAACTCCCTTATTCTTATTCTTCTATATTTTCTTTGCTGATACTAAAAGCATCATTGGACGACGTAGTTCATCTTCCATTGCTGGAATTGTTTCCAGCATTTCTGCTGATGGCTGTGCCTCTACTATCCCTGTTATTTCAAATCCTGTTTTTAAAAGTGTATTAAGATAAGTAGTCAATGTTTTGTGATATTTTACTACCTTTTCTCCTAAAAAGATTGATTCTCTCTTTCCCTCTAAATAATAGCTATCCACAGGCCAGTGAAGTATATTTCCATTTTCGTCATAATACCAATCTTCTTTTCCTTGGGCAGTAAAAACTGGGTGTTCTACAGAAAAATAAATTCTCCACCTTCTACTAAACATAGATTTACTTTTTTGCATATATCCTCAAAAGATTTTATATAATGAAAGGCTAAAGAACTCAATACAATATCAAAGGAATCTTTTTTAAAGTCTATATCCTCGATAGGCATTTGTATATATTCAACATTTGAGAACTTAGTTTTTTTCCTTGCTTCACTCAGCATTTTTGAAGATATATCTATTCCAACAGCAGATGCTGCTCCCTGTTCTACAGCATATATACAATGCCAGCCAAATCCACAACCTAAATCAAGAACCCTTTTTCTTTGAAATCAGGAAGCATCTTTTTCAATTCATGCCATTCCCCTGCTCCTGCCAAACCTTTTTTAGATCTGTCCATCTGACTATATTTCTCAAAAAATATTTTATCATCATATTTATTCTCTTTCATTTTCCCTCCAATTATATATTTCTTCATATTATACTTTACCTATCCAAAGGAGGCAAGATGAAATGTTTTTCTATTCTGAATTTTTCTATAAAGATTCTTTCTTTTTCACACTCCTCTTTATCTATTTTTTTCAATATTTTTTCTTCCCCTATGTTTATTATTTATATCTTCTAATAAAAAAATATTTTTTGATGTATAAAAAAAATCCCATATATTTTAGAGTTTTTATTTCTAAAATTATACGGACTTAACATCTCTATAATTTATTTATTCTTTCTTTAACTTTATCCAGTTTTTCCAGCAAAACCTCTCAAGCTGTCACCATGCTGTCCCCTTATTTTTTCAGTACTTCATCAAATTTCATATTATACCTCTCTTTAATTATATTCTTCCCTAAATATAAATTATTTTTTACTTTTAATAAAAATAAACATCATACTCGTATTTCTAAAATGATACTTATTTATATTTCATAAAAAATTAAAAACAATAAAATAGAAATATCAAAAAAAGGCTACCCAAACTAATGATTTTTAATCATTAATTTGCAGTAGCCTCAAATTTAACCTACTAAAGTTAAAAATTATTTACCAAAATATCTATTTAATAATCCTACAAATGCTTTTCCATGTCTAGCTTCATCTTTAGCCATTTCATGAACTGTATCGTGAATAGCGTCAAATCCTAACATTTTAGCTCTCTTAGCTAAATCAAATTTCCCTGATGTAGCTCCATATTCAGCTTCAACTCTTTTAGTTAAGTTTTCTTCTGAAGATGCACTTACACATTCTCCTAGTAATTCAGCAAATTTAGCTGCGTGCTCAGCTTCTTCAAAAGCTATTCTTTTATAAGCTTCAGCAATTTCTGGATATCCTTCTCTATCAGCAGCTCTAGACATTGCTAGGTACATTCCAACTTCTGTGCATTCTCCTTCAAAGTTAGCTCTTAGACCCATTATAATTTCTTCATCTCCACAAGCTAATCCTTCTCCGATTACATGTTCAGTAGCCCAAACTTTTTCAGTTCCTTCTACTACTAATTCCCATTTGTCTTTTCCTGCTTTACATACTGGACATTTGTCAATACTCTCATCAGTTATAATTTCTCCACATACTTTACATCTGTATTTTGCCATTTTACATTTCCTCCTTTAAAATTACTTCTCATTTCCTTTTTGTAACCATTACATTTTTATTACACTATTAATATACTACACTTTACATTTTATGTCAATAATTTTTTTTATTTTTTTTTATTTATTAAATGCCTCTGTGGCTGAAGAGTTATATCAGTTAAAACTGTTCCTTCTCTTTGAGATAATACCACTTCTACAGCTTCAGCTACACATTCAGGTGTAATGTAGCTATTTTCTTCATCTCCTTGACAAAAATTTAAATGGTCGTAAAATGGTGTCTTTGTAATATCAGGGTGAATTGTTATAACTTTTACTCCACTCTTTCTCACTTCATCAAAAAGCCCTTTTGAAAAATGAGATAATCCTGCTTTTGTAGCTGAATAAGCACAACCATATGTACTTGATTTCTTAGCTGTTATGGATGAAATATTTATTATAGTTCCTCTAATCTTCTTTAAATCTCTCAAAAAAAGCTGAGTAAGAATGAGAGGTGCTTCAAGATTTAGAGCCACCATATTATGTATCTTGTTTACATTTATTTCTTCATGAGGACCAAAATACCCCACTCCTGCACAATTTATCAATAGCTCTATTTCAGCTTCTTTTTTTATCTCTTTTACAATTTTCTCTATATCAAAAATCTTTGTAAGATCACACACTATTTTTTTAAATTTATCATTACTAGATGCTACTTTTTC
Above is a window of Fusobacterium varium DNA encoding:
- the yxeP_9 gene encoding Uncharacterized hydrolase YxeP; translation: MDIKKLAEKYDDYIIEQRRYFHQNPELSFEEKETTQALKKQLEDMGIEVTTFDDYYGLVGMIRGGKKSGKTIMLRADIDALPIEEHADVPFASKNGKMHACGHDCHMAMLLGAVKILNEIKDELDGDVKILFQSAEESCYGAKYYVEKGILDDVDAVFGMHIWGTLDAPYFNLEAGGRMASCDNFKITVEGTSAHGSAPHLGHDAIVAAASMIMNLQTFVSRMNDPLNTLVLSIGTFKGGQRFNIIPNHVEMEGTIRTYSRELRKKMEANIRAIIENVANIFGCKVKLEYDAFPNPVINEHKDLNRLAHDAAVKLYGEESLTTMPKLTGSEDFAYFMDKVPGFFGFLGCANKEIGACYSNHNDKFKVDETVLHRGSALYAQFAVDFLAEKSKNEGGNK
- the yxeP_10 gene encoding Uncharacterized hydrolase YxeP, yielding MLIKELSEKYNEYIIDRRRYYHQYPELTLQEIETTKSIIKDLKEIGIEDIKTFKDFYGCVGILKGGKPGKTVLLRADIDALPVLEKTGLPFASKIEGKMHACGHDNHIAMLLGAAKILFDMKDEIAGTVKFLFQPAEELAVGAKAVVEQGVMDDVDACYGIHIWSMVDSPKINMEIGERMASCDNFKITIKGFGSHGSAPHLGHDAIVAASGVIMGLQTIVSRINNPLNAAVITIGVVDAGQRFNIIADKAVLEGTVRTFNKKFRMEIEGLIRQISNDIAAGYQCTAETEYSYLTGAVINEDQHLVDIAQNAVKKLYGEDGLTELEKMTGSEDFAYLMEKAPGVYGFIGARNPAIPGSEKSNHHECFTVDEEALRRGAAVAAQFAFDFLTEK
- the rbr3B gene encoding NADH peroxidase, which translates into the protein MAKYRCKVCGEIITDESIDKCPVCKAGKDKWELVVEGTEKVWATEHVIGEGLACGDEEIIMGLRANFEGECTEVGMYLAMSRAADREGYPEIAEAYKRIAFEEAEHAAKFAELLGECVSASSEENLTKRVEAEYGATSGKFDLAKRAKMLGFDAIHDTVHEMAKDEARHGKAFVGLLNRYFGK
- a CDS encoding Uncharacterized oxidoreductase SAV2478, whose product is MKSAVVTGATSGIGLAITNKLVDMGYTVYGIGREFEKVASSNDKFKKIVCDLTKIFDIEKIVKEIKKEAEIELLINCAGVGYFGPHEEINVNKIHNMVALNLEAPLILTQLFLRDLKKIRGTIINISSITAKKSSTYGCAYSATKAGLSHFSKGLFDEVRKSGVKVITIHPDITKTPFYDHLNFCQGDEENSYITPECVAEAVEVVLSQREGTVLTDITLQPQRHLINKKK